From the Streptococcus sanguinis genome, the window CTTGTTGGCATGCAGGATTTTAAGGAGCGTGAACCAGCTCGTCTTTCTGGAGGCCAGAAACAGCGGGTAGCTGTTGCAGGTGTGGTGGCTCTGAGACCGGATATTATTATTTTGGATGAAGCAACTAGCATGCTGGATCCAGAGGGGCGTTTGGATCTTATCCAGACCGTGAAAAAAATTAAAGATAGTAATCAGCTGACCGTCATTTCTATCACTCATGACCTGGATGAAATAGCCTTAAGCGACCGTGTTTTGGTCATGAAAGAGGGGCAGGTTGAATCTACCGCTACCCCGAGAGAGCTTTTTTCTCGAGAAGATTTGGAAGAGCTAGGATTGGATCAGCCATTTGTTAATCAGGTAAAGGCGGCTTTGCGTCAGTCAGGGTTTCCTCTGCCAGACTCTTACTTAACAGAAAAAGAATTGCAGGATCAACTATGGGCATTACTCTCAAAAATGTAAGTTATACTTATCAAGCTGGCACTCCTTTTGAGGGACCAGCGCTTTTTGGAGTGGATTTGGAGATAAAATCGGGCAGTTATACAGCTCTTATCGGGCATACTGGCAGCGGTAAGTCAACCATTCTTCAGCTTTTAAATGGCTTGCTGGTTCCCAATCAGGGTAGTGTTGAAGTAGGCAGTACAGTCATCACAGCTGATTCTGTCAATAAAGACATTAAACAGGTGCGCAAGAAGGTCGGTCTGGTCTTTCAATTTCCAGAAAGTCAAGTTTTTGATGAAACAGTTTTGAAAGATGTGGCTTTTGGTCCTCAGAATTTTGGTGTTTCTAAGGAAGAAGCGGAAGCTTTGGCGCGTGAAAAGCTGCACTTGGTCGGGATTTCTGAGGATTTGTTCAATCGCAGTCCTTTCGAACTTTCTGGTGGCCAGATGCGTAGGGTAGCCATCGCTGGTATACTAGCCATGGAGCCCGATATCTTGGTTTTGGATGAGCCGACAGCAGGACTTGATCCATCCGGTCGAAAAGAACTGATGAGGCTCTTTGAAGAGCTGCATCGAGCTGGAATGACCATTGTTTTGGTAACTCACCTAATGGATGATGTAGCAAACTTTGCTGATACAGTCTATGTTTTAGATAAGGGCAGAGTAGTCAAGAGTGGTCAGCCTGCTCAGGTCTTTCAAGATCTTGATTTTATGGAGAGTATTCAATTGGGTGTTCCTAAGATTACAAAATTTGCTCACGAATTGGCGGAGAAAGGGATGAATTTCTCGCATTATCCTATTACAATTGAAGAATTCAAGGAGATCTTGCATGGATAAGTTGATTTTAGGTCGCTATATTCCCGGAAATTCAATCATCCATCGTTTGGATCCGCGGAGCAAGTTGCTGGCGATGTTTCTTTTTATTCTATTAATTTTCTGGGCTAATAATCTTGTGACCAATCTGCTGTTGTTTGTTTTCGTTTTTAGTTTGGTCTTGCTGTCCAAGGTTCCTTTGAAGTTCTTTTTAAAGGGTATCCAGTCCATGGTTTTTATCATAGCTTTTACCACCTTGTTTCAGCTGTTTTTGACCTCGGGAGGGGCCACAATCTTTCGATTCGCTTTTGTCAGAATTACAGAACTAGGACTGTCACAGGCCGGCATTATTTTTAGCCGCTTTATTCTGATTATTTTCTTTTCTACTCTTCTGACTCTGACAACGACACCCTTAAGCTTGTCTGATGCCGTAGAGTCTTTGCTGAAACCTCTGAAGGTTTTCAAGGTGCCAGCACATGAGATTGGCCTGATGCTTTCTATGAGCCTACGTTTCGTTCCAACTTTAATGGATGATACTACTAGGATTATGAATGCTCAGAGGGCGCGTGGTGTTGACTTTGGCGAGGGAAAGCTTGTTCAAAAGGTTAAATCTATTATTCCCATTCTAATCCCTTTGTTTGCTTCTAGTTTTAAAAGGGCAGATGCTCTAGCGATTGCCATGGAAGCTCGTGGCTATAATGGAGGTGAGGGCCGGACACGTTTTCGCCGTTTGGCATGGAAAAGAAATGACAGCTTGGCTATTATTAGCTTATTTATATTAGGTATTCTACTTTATATATTGAAAAACTGACCTGTTGTTTAAAGTGTCTTTAGAGAATAGTATAAGTTAAACTTGTCTATTTTTTGCTTGGTCAAAGAAAATATTTGGCAAAAAAGCTGTAAAAGTCTGTTTTTAACGTCTAAACTAAATGTTCTTGTAACGTTTGACTTGGTAATGTAACTTTTTGGTAATATTTTATGTGTAAGATAGTATTATCACCGAAAGGAGAATTACATTTTAATGAACAAAAAAACAGCAAAATGGACTTTAACAGGTGCAGTCGCTGCAGCGGCTTTCTTGGTTTCAGGTATTGCGAATGCTGAGACCTATACAGTTGAAGCCGGTGATACTTTATCAGCTATTGCTAACGAAAAAAATACAACTCTTGAGAAATTAGTAGAGTTAAACAAGATTGCAGATCCAAATCACATCCGTGTTGGTCAAATCTTGGAACTTGGAAATAGTGCCAAAACGTCTGAAACAAGCGTAGCAGCAACTGCAACTCCCGTAAATAATTATGCAGCACCTGCAGCAACAGCTAATTCAGCAGCAACTTCAGGAGGCCTTGTACTTAGCAATGGTAATACCGCTGGTGCAACTGGTTCTTATGCAGCATCACGTATGGCAGAAATGACAGGTGTTCCTGCATCAACTTGGGAAGCTATTATTGCCCGTGAATCAAATGGTCAAGTAGATGCTTACAACCCTTCAGGTGCTAGTGGTCTTTTCCAAACGATGCCAGGTTGGGGATCAACAGCTACTGTTGATGATCAAATTCAATCAGCCTATAGCGCCTATAGTGCTCAAGGACTTTCAGCTTGGGGTTACTAAGATAAAAATAAGAAAACCACAGAAACTCTGTGGTTTTTTGGTTTACAAAAAATTGACAATTTATAAGCAGAAAATGATAGTTTAGATAAAGATTTAAAGGTTACAAACTTATCTGGATTGACAGGTGTGTAAAGTTATGAAAAGTGTTCATTCAATATTTTTAAAATGAGATTGGGAGAATCAGCTAGTAAATCTGCTCCATTTTCTAGTAACTCTTTTTGACTGCCAAAGCCCCAAAGGACTCCTAGAGTTGAGATTCCTACTTCTTTACCGCCAATTATATCAAACTTTGTATCGCCTATAATTATGGTTTCTTCTGGATTTGCATCTAGTGTTTGCAATGCTCGACGCAGAACATCTGCTTTATGGAATGAATCCGGCAGTGAGCCAAAAATATCATCAAATTGGTCAGAGATAGCTAGATTTGCTAATAAATCTTGTGCTGTGGGTTGATTTTTACTCGTTGTTACATAAATCTGATAGCCGGCTTCTTTTAACTGTGTCAGCAATTCAGGTATCCCCTCATAGAGGCGGACGCCCCAGATGCCTTTTTTCTTATAGAAGCTACGATAATAGTTAATCGCTTCTGGGACTTGGCTTTCTTCAAGAACGGAGGCGAAGCTTACTTCCAGAGGCGGCCCCATAAAACTTTTGATAATACTTTCTTCAGGGCACTCTTTTCCAAGTTGTTTAAAGCTGTATTCAAAGGATTTTTGGATGCCCTTTGAACTGTCAACTAAAGTTCCATCCAAATCAAAGAAGATATATTTCAAATGATTCATCTTGTCTCCTTGTTTACTATCTAGTAAATCTACTTGACAAATTTGTCAAGGTTATTCTCCAAAGATTTCTTTTGAAAGTCTGCGTCCTGTAGGTGTTGTAGCTAGACCGCCCTCAGCTGTTTCTCTGAAAGCAGTAGGCAGGCTTGACCCAACTTGATACATGGCGTCAATGACTTCGTCAACAGGAATTTTAGATTCGATTCCCGCAAGAGCCATATCAGCTGCAATAAATGCGTAACTGGCTCCCATAGCATTTCGCTTGACACAAGGCACTTCCACCAGACCAGCTACTGGATCACAAATCAAGCCTAGCATGTTTTTAATGACAAAACAAATAGCTTGACTGGCTTGAAAAGGTGAACCTCCAGCAGCCAGAACTAAAGCAGCTGCGCTCATAGCTGAAGCGGAGCCAACCTCAGCTTGACAGCCACCTTCAGCACCCGAAATTGAGGCGTTATTTGCAATGACTAGGCCAAAAGCGCCTGCAGCTAATAGAAAGTTTAGCTGTTCTTCTTCTGAGAGGCCTAATTTTTCGATAGCTGATGTAAGGACAGCAGGCAGACAGCCAGCACTGCCAGCCGTTGGTGTAGCACAAACCAAGCCCATTTTAGCATTGTGCTCATTGACAGCAATAGCATTTTTTGCAGCAGTCAGCACAGTATGGTCTGATAAAGTCTTTCCTGACTGGATATAGTTGTCAAGTTTAGCTGCGTCTCCACCAGTCAATCCGCTGCGAGACTTGCTCTCATCGAGTCCAAGAAGGACAGAGGCTTTCATGACTTCCAGATTGCGATGCATTAGCCGCAGGACTTCATCTCTTTCGCGACCAGTTAATTCATACTCAGTAGCAATCATCAATTCAGCAATATTTCCTTGGTAATCTAAATCAGCTTGCTCTACCAATTCTTTGATGGAATAAAACATATTTTCTCCTATTTAAAGAAATTCACATTATGCAGATGAGGAATATTGCGAATTTCATCGATGGCTTCCTCACAGCTGCGGCTGTCAACTTCAATAATCATAATCGCTTTTTCTCCAGCCTTCTCACGAGTGACATTCATCTGAGCTATATTGATATTGTAGCGTGATAGAGCTTCAGTGACATGGGCAATCATGCCTGGGACATCCTGGTGGACGATAATGATGGTCGGAGTATTCATGCTCAGAGATACTGAAAAGCCATTCAACTCTGTTACTTGAATGTTGCCCCCACCGATAGAGACTCCAGTCACACTGATTGTTTTATGGTCATTTTTGACAGTAATCTTTGTCGTATTTGGGTGAGGAGCATTGCTATCTTTTTGAATGGTCCAGACAATCTTGATGCCGCGTTTATAGGCAATTTCAAGGCTGTTAGGAATCTCTGGATCATCTGTATCCATACCTAAAATCCCTGCTACAAGAGCCAAGTCAGTTCCGTGACCTCGGTAAGTTTTGGCGAAAGAGTTAAAGAGCTGGAACTCTACCTCTGTTGGCTCATCGTTAAAAATAGAGGAGACAATTTTTCCAATACGGACGGCACCTGCCGTATGGCTGCTTGATGGACCTATCATCACAGGTCCGATAATATCAAAAACAGATTGAAATCTTAGTGAAGTCATGATTTCTCCTTGCAGCTTATTTTTTATTTTCATTATAACAAAGTTAAGGGCTTTCTGCTGATTTTTTAAATGAATTAAAAGTGGATATTATAAAATTTTGCTAGATAGGAAAGTAAACGAGAAAATCAATAAGTTTACAAAGTTGTAAACATAATTTACAATTAATAAATTTAGTTAAATTTCTGAGTTGTTTTCCGAGTCCTTTCGTGCTATAATAGGCCTTGCTCAAGCGACCTTCAATCGTTGAAAGCACAGCACGACCTTCAATCGTGAAATAACGAAAAGATGGGAGAACACAATGAGTGATAACTCTAAGATTCGTGTCGTTGTTGGTATGAGCGGAGGTGTTGATTCATCAGTAACTGCCTTGCTCTTGAAAGAGCAAGGTTACGATGTGATTGGCATCTTCATGAAAAACTGGGACGACACAGACGAATTTGGTGTCTGTACAGCCACAGAAGACTACAAGGATGTAGCTGCTGTTGCAGATCAGATTGGCATTCCTTACTACTCTGTCAACTTTGAGAAAGAGTACTGGAATCGCGTTTTTGAATACTTCTTGGCGGAATACCGAGCTGGTAGGACTCCAAATCCAGATGTCATGTGTAACAAGGAAATCAAGTTTAAAGCCTTCCTTGACTATGCCTTGACACTGGGTGCAGATTACGTTGCAACGGGTCACTATGCTCAGATAAAGAGAGACCAAGATGGCTTGGTTCACATGTTGCGTGGCAAGGACAACAATAAGGATCAGACTTACTTCCTAAGCCAACTGTCACAGGAACAACTGCAAAAGACTATGTTTCCTCTGGGGCATTTAGAAAAGCCAGAAGTTCGAGCAATTGCTGAAAGAGCTGGTTTAGCTACAGCTAAGAAAAAAGACTCGACTGGTATTTGCTTCATTGGTGAGAAGAATTTTAAAGAATTTCTGAGTCAATATTTACCAGCCCAGCCTGGTCGCATGATGACCTTGGAAGGCCGAGATATGGGCCAGCATGCTGGGTTGATGTATTATACTATTGGCCAGCGGGGTGGTCTTGGAATTGGTGGTCAGCATGGTGGAGATAATGAGCCTTGGTTTGTGGTTGGAAAAGACCTCAGCCAAAATATCCTTTATGTGGGTCAAGGCTTTTACCATGACAACTTAATGTCAACCAGTCTTGACGCTAGTCAGGTTCATTTCACAAAAGAAATGCCAGAAGAATTTACTATGGAATGTACAGCTAAGTTCCGCTACCGTCAGCCTGATTCTAAGGTGACAGTACATGTCAAAGGAGACAAGGCAGAGGTCATCTTTGCGGAGCCACAGCGCGCCATTACACCAGGACAGGCAGTTGTCTTTTACGATGGCGAAGAGTGTTTAGGTGGCGGTTTAATTGACAATGCCTACCGTGATGGCAAGGTTTGTCAGTATGTCTAACTGGAGTTAAATAAAAACGATGAGTTCTCAATTTTTTTATGCATTTATGGCATTTTTCGCTATAATGAACCCAATTTCAAATCTTCCTGCTTACATGGCTTTAGTAGCAGATGATAGTCAAAAAATTTCACGAAAAATTGCTTTTAGGAGTCTTTTGATTGCCTTTGTTATTGTAACTGTTTTTATCTTTTCAGGAGATTTCATTTTTAAAGTATTTGGAATTACAATTGTTTCTTTCAGAATTGCTGGTGGAATATTAGTGGCCGTTATCGGTTATCATATGATTAATGGTAATCATTCACCCAGCTATAAAGGAATGGAGCAGCAAGCAGTAAATTCAGATCCAATGTCTATTGCTATTTCTCCTCTTGCAATGCCACTTTTTGCGGGACCAGGTACAATTACAACTGCTTTAAGTCTGGCTAATGGAGGTTTGCAGAATCAACTGATAACCGTAGTTGCTTTTGCTCTACTATGTGTCATCACTTATCTCCTGTTAAGAAGTGCAAAACAAATTGCAGGCTTCTTGGGAGAAAATTTGATGAAAATTATAACGAAAATGATGGGACTTTTACTATTCTCGATAGGAATACAGATGATTATCGTCAGTGTGCAGACCTTGCTCAAACAGTGATTTGCATTGACAAAACGATTTGATTTGATAAAATAGCTTTAACAATAGTCATGATGGTCAAAGCTCATGGATGTTGCAGGCTTTTTTGTCCTGCACTTCTGGAGACTTGGCCTTTTTTGGTGAAAAAAAACGAAGGAAAAAGAAATGTCACACAATTTTACTGAAAGTTATGATATTATCGTGATTGGAGCAGGGCATGCTGGGGTTGAGGCATCGCTGGCTGCTAGTCGAATGGGTTGCAAGGTTCTTTTAGCAACCATCAATATTGAGATGCTGGCTTTTATGCCCTGCAATCCTTCTATCGGAGGGTCTGCTAAAGGGATTGTCGTTCGTGAAGTAGATGCTTTGGGTGGGGAGATGGCCAAGAATATTGACAAGAGCTATATCCAAATGAAGATGCTCAATACTGGTAAAGGACCCGCTGTTCGGGCTCTTCGGGCCCAGGCGGATAAGGAAGTTTACTCCAAAGAAATGCGGAAGACTGTTGAAAATCAAGAAAATCTGACTCTGCGGCAAACCATGATTAATGAAATCTTGGTAGAAGATGGTAAGGTAATTGGGGTTAAAACGGCAACTCATCAGGAGTATGCAGCTAAAGCCGTCATTGTTACGACTGGAACAGCCTTGCGGGGAGAAATTATTATTGGTGATCTTAAGTATTCATCTGGTCCAAACCATAGCTTAGCAGCCATTCCTTTGGCAGATAATCTGCGTGATCTAGGATTTGAAATTGGTCGTTTTAAAACTGGAACTCCTCCACGTGTTAAGGCGTCATCTATCAATTATGATGTGACCGAGATTCAGCCAGGTGATGAAAAAGCCAATCATTTCTCTTACACATCTCGTGATGAAGACTATGTGAAAGATCAAGTGCCTTGCTGGTTGACTTATACCAATGCAGAAAGTCATGAAATTATCCAAAATAACCTGCATCGTGCTCCTATGTTTTCAGGTATCGTTAAGGGTGTGGGACCTCGCTATTGCCCGTCAATCGAGGATAAGATTGTCCGTTTTGCGGATAAGGAACGCCACCAGCTTTTCTTAGAACCTGAGGGTCGTGATACAGAAGAAGTTTATGTGCAGGGGCTGTCAACCAGTTTGCCAGAAGATGTACAGAAGGACTTGGTTCACTCTATCAAGGGGCTAGAAAATGCTGAGATGATGCGGACAGGCTATGCCATTGAGTACGATATGATTATGCCCCACCAGTTGCGGGCAACCTTGGAAACCAAGAAAATTTCTGGGCTCTTTACAGCAGGTCAGACCAATGGGACTTCTGGTTATGAAGAAGCTGCAGGTCAAGGGATTATTGCTGGGATAAATGCGGCCTTGAAAATCCAAGGTAAGCCGGAGCTGATTCTGAAGCGCAGTGATGGTTACATTGGAGTCATGATTGATGATTTGGTGACCAAGGGAACTGTAGAACCTTACCGACTCTTGACTAGCCGAGCTGAGTACCGTTTGATTCTCCGCCAT encodes:
- a CDS encoding energy-coupling factor ABC transporter ATP-binding protein; translation: MENIIEVRNLKYKYDSESENYTLNDVSFQVKKGEWLSIVGHNGSGKSTTVRLIDGLLEAESGDIIISGDKLTAENVWEKRRQIGMVFQNPDNQFVGATVEDDVAFGLENQGLDYDLMVERVQQALELVGMQDFKEREPARLSGGQKQRVAVAGVVALRPDIIILDEATSMLDPEGRLDLIQTVKKIKDSNQLTVISITHDLDEIALSDRVLVMKEGQVESTATPRELFSREDLEELGLDQPFVNQVKAALRQSGFPLPDSYLTEKELQDQLWALLSKM
- a CDS encoding energy-coupling factor ABC transporter ATP-binding protein, yielding MGITLKNVSYTYQAGTPFEGPALFGVDLEIKSGSYTALIGHTGSGKSTILQLLNGLLVPNQGSVEVGSTVITADSVNKDIKQVRKKVGLVFQFPESQVFDETVLKDVAFGPQNFGVSKEEAEALAREKLHLVGISEDLFNRSPFELSGGQMRRVAIAGILAMEPDILVLDEPTAGLDPSGRKELMRLFEELHRAGMTIVLVTHLMDDVANFADTVYVLDKGRVVKSGQPAQVFQDLDFMESIQLGVPKITKFAHELAEKGMNFSHYPITIEEFKEILHG
- a CDS encoding energy-coupling factor transporter transmembrane component T family protein — its product is MDKLILGRYIPGNSIIHRLDPRSKLLAMFLFILLIFWANNLVTNLLLFVFVFSLVLLSKVPLKFFLKGIQSMVFIIAFTTLFQLFLTSGGATIFRFAFVRITELGLSQAGIIFSRFILIIFFSTLLTLTTTPLSLSDAVESLLKPLKVFKVPAHEIGLMLSMSLRFVPTLMDDTTRIMNAQRARGVDFGEGKLVQKVKSIIPILIPLFASSFKRADALAIAMEARGYNGGEGRTRFRRLAWKRNDSLAIISLFILGILLYILKN
- a CDS encoding LysM peptidoglycan-binding domain-containing protein encodes the protein MNKKTAKWTLTGAVAAAAFLVSGIANAETYTVEAGDTLSAIANEKNTTLEKLVELNKIADPNHIRVGQILELGNSAKTSETSVAATATPVNNYAAPAATANSAATSGGLVLSNGNTAGATGSYAASRMAEMTGVPASTWEAIIARESNGQVDAYNPSGASGLFQTMPGWGSTATVDDQIQSAYSAYSAQGLSAWGY
- a CDS encoding HAD family hydrolase, producing MNHLKYIFFDLDGTLVDSSKGIQKSFEYSFKQLGKECPEESIIKSFMGPPLEVSFASVLEESQVPEAINYYRSFYKKKGIWGVRLYEGIPELLTQLKEAGYQIYVTTSKNQPTAQDLLANLAISDQFDDIFGSLPDSFHKADVLRRALQTLDANPEETIIIGDTKFDIIGGKEVGISTLGVLWGFGSQKELLENGADLLADSPNLILKILNEHFS
- the sdaAA gene encoding L-serine ammonia-lyase, iron-sulfur-dependent, subunit alpha is translated as MFYSIKELVEQADLDYQGNIAELMIATEYELTGRERDEVLRLMHRNLEVMKASVLLGLDESKSRSGLTGGDAAKLDNYIQSGKTLSDHTVLTAAKNAIAVNEHNAKMGLVCATPTAGSAGCLPAVLTSAIEKLGLSEEEQLNFLLAAGAFGLVIANNASISGAEGGCQAEVGSASAMSAAALVLAAGGSPFQASQAICFVIKNMLGLICDPVAGLVEVPCVKRNAMGASYAFIAADMALAGIESKIPVDEVIDAMYQVGSSLPTAFRETAEGGLATTPTGRRLSKEIFGE
- the sdaAB gene encoding L-serine ammonia-lyase, iron-sulfur-dependent subunit beta — encoded protein: MTSLRFQSVFDIIGPVMIGPSSSHTAGAVRIGKIVSSIFNDEPTEVEFQLFNSFAKTYRGHGTDLALVAGILGMDTDDPEIPNSLEIAYKRGIKIVWTIQKDSNAPHPNTTKITVKNDHKTISVTGVSIGGGNIQVTELNGFSVSLSMNTPTIIIVHQDVPGMIAHVTEALSRYNINIAQMNVTREKAGEKAIMIIEVDSRSCEEAIDEIRNIPHLHNVNFFK
- the mnmA gene encoding tRNA 2-thiouridine(34) synthase MnmA, whose product is MSDNSKIRVVVGMSGGVDSSVTALLLKEQGYDVIGIFMKNWDDTDEFGVCTATEDYKDVAAVADQIGIPYYSVNFEKEYWNRVFEYFLAEYRAGRTPNPDVMCNKEIKFKAFLDYALTLGADYVATGHYAQIKRDQDGLVHMLRGKDNNKDQTYFLSQLSQEQLQKTMFPLGHLEKPEVRAIAERAGLATAKKKDSTGICFIGEKNFKEFLSQYLPAQPGRMMTLEGRDMGQHAGLMYYTIGQRGGLGIGGQHGGDNEPWFVVGKDLSQNILYVGQGFYHDNLMSTSLDASQVHFTKEMPEEFTMECTAKFRYRQPDSKVTVHVKGDKAEVIFAEPQRAITPGQAVVFYDGEECLGGGLIDNAYRDGKVCQYV
- a CDS encoding MarC family protein — encoded protein: MSSQFFYAFMAFFAIMNPISNLPAYMALVADDSQKISRKIAFRSLLIAFVIVTVFIFSGDFIFKVFGITIVSFRIAGGILVAVIGYHMINGNHSPSYKGMEQQAVNSDPMSIAISPLAMPLFAGPGTITTALSLANGGLQNQLITVVAFALLCVITYLLLRSAKQIAGFLGENLMKIITKMMGLLLFSIGIQMIIVSVQTLLKQ
- the mnmG gene encoding tRNA uridine-5-carboxymethylaminomethyl(34) synthesis enzyme MnmG, producing the protein MSHNFTESYDIIVIGAGHAGVEASLAASRMGCKVLLATINIEMLAFMPCNPSIGGSAKGIVVREVDALGGEMAKNIDKSYIQMKMLNTGKGPAVRALRAQADKEVYSKEMRKTVENQENLTLRQTMINEILVEDGKVIGVKTATHQEYAAKAVIVTTGTALRGEIIIGDLKYSSGPNHSLAAIPLADNLRDLGFEIGRFKTGTPPRVKASSINYDVTEIQPGDEKANHFSYTSRDEDYVKDQVPCWLTYTNAESHEIIQNNLHRAPMFSGIVKGVGPRYCPSIEDKIVRFADKERHQLFLEPEGRDTEEVYVQGLSTSLPEDVQKDLVHSIKGLENAEMMRTGYAIEYDMIMPHQLRATLETKKISGLFTAGQTNGTSGYEEAAGQGIIAGINAALKIQGKPELILKRSDGYIGVMIDDLVTKGTVEPYRLLTSRAEYRLILRHDNADMRLTELGREIGLVDDERWARFEIKKNQFDNEMKRLESIKLKPVKETNAKVEALGFKPLTDAVTAKEFIRRPEVSYQDVVQFIGPAAEELDEKIIELLETEIKYEGYISKALDQVEKMKRMEEKRIPANIDWDDIDSIATEARQKFKKINPETIGQASRISGVNPADISILMVYLEGKSRSISKNQAK